A window of Methylomonas sp. 11b genomic DNA:
CTGGTGCTAGTTGATTTAAGAGCCCGTTAAAAACGCAATTCGGTCAAAAATCACCCTCCAAATATAGCCTTACCATTAAAGCTTACTCATCGGCAACAACAAAAAATCAATAAATTATAGACAACATTTTGTAGCAACCATACTTATGGTTACTCAACGTGAAAAATAATTTCAATAGACTGTTGAAAAGGCGATTAGCAGAAGATAAAACGTAAGTATTTGACCAGAAACTTTATACTTTATCTCTGAATTATTGTATTTATTCAACACGATATTAAGAGCTTAAAATGTTTTTTGTAAAAAAGCAATCTACGTTGCCAACCCATTTAATAAGAGCCATGACTTACTTCATTCGATACAACCATGATCGATCAGCTCTGAATCGTCAAAATTAACCAAGCATTATTTGCACAGCGATCCTACACCGTATCACCCCGATCTTGCCCGCTTCCACCTATAGACAGATTTAAGTTCGAAGGCTTCTGGTGATTAAAACAGAAAAAATGGTCGTGTCAAAATCCATCCTAACCGAATTGTTCAAGATCTTACTCGGGTTATCAACAATCCGAGGACCTAATTGGTGAAAACGGCCTGCTCCGGGGAGTCGCTATTTTTGCCGAAAGATTTTTTCGGGCATCCTGCTGGAAAAAATCGGCAAAAATGACGCGACCGCTTATGCCTTCGGCGCCCCGATTCGTCCGCGTCACCTCGTTCCGACCCAACAAGGGGTCGAAACATCGGCTCTCGCATGACTTAACGCCGTGTCGCGATGCCTTGCAGGTTTTCTCCGCTTCGCTGCGAAAACCCGCCCGGCGCTACGGCTATCGGGGACTAAAAATCTTCACTTCGCTGGCGCTCCGTTTCCAAGATTTTCAGCGGACGCAATTTCCCCAAGACCAAAAGCTATCTTGCTCGGTGATACCGAGCATAATGCGCAAATCGGGCTTAGCTTCAGAACGAAGTAGCGCTTGCCGCCGCGTGCTATCACCCCCGGCTATGGCATCGAACAACCAAGCCACCCCAAACCGGAACAACTGGCTTTTTCGCGCTTATCCACGTGAGTTTTTACGTTTCGATCCGCCAGCAATCCGGCGCACTACATTGTTTAGCGTTATGTCAGCGGGCACTGAACACGCGAGATTACTAATGCTGTTGCCGCTACTGACCTTAGCTGGCGGATTTGAAACTGAAGGTAGCCGTTTTACAGTGGCTCACCGCCTCCTCTCCAGGCTGAAGCTAAACTGGGATTTCGAAACCGCGCTTGTATTTTTGTGGGACTGATCACGGCGCAAGCCTGGCTCATGCCGCTCAGGGACCGGGAAAGCCGCTCACTGCAATTGCGCTTCGCCGATCATTTAAGACAACGGCTTTATGATGAGGCAGCCCATTCGCGCTGGAGCTTTCTAACAGACCAGCACAGCGACGAAATTTTCAACGCTCTCACTTCCGAGACGCAGAGAATCGGCATCGGCACCTTTTTCCTTATGCACCTATTTACCCTATCTCTGCTGGCACTTGCCTACCTGTCCGTCGCCTTCCGCATGTCGCCCCTCTCACTCTGCTTGCACTGGGCATCGGTTTACTGCTTTGGCTTTTGCTAAGGAGCACGGACAGAGCAAGCAGGGAAAGCGGCATACTGCCAGGAGAAGCGAACCGCAACCTGCTCACCAGGACACAGGACTTACTGTACGCGTTGAAGCTCATAAAAATACACGACGAGGAAGCATGCCACATCCGCCGTTTCAATGATGCAGTCACCGACGTCAACCGGCGATTTATCGATTTCCAAAAATGCTGAACCCGCGCACAAATGACCTACCGCATGGGCGGTGCCGTTGCGCTTGCCTTACTCAGTGAGCGCCCACCCTGATCGACTTGACGCCTGCCCGTTTGCTTAACGATTGCCATATTCGCCCGTATGCGACCCCACCTTTCTGAAATCGCCGGCGGTCGACAGCAATTACTGCACGTGCTGCCAGCGTTTTCGGCCCGGCAAAACCTATTGGCGGTTACCTCGCAAACCGCGACTTTCGGCCTCCCCATGATAAGCCTGCACGGCTATACATCTTCTCCTTGCACTGAGAATCAAAGTGAGAAGCTGATGAAAGAGGAGCGTCAGCCTTACCATGCTAGATCGCCCGAGGAACAGGCTCGAGCTAAGCCGATGAGGCCGCTATCGTAGCCAAGAGACGAGATGAGGGTGAAATTGCTTTACTAGACAGAAAGTATCGGGATGCTTTGGAGCGAAGGGATATGCAAACGGCCAATTCTCTTAAAAGTTTGATAGATACAAAATTAAAAATCCTCAAAGGAGTACCAGACAGTTATAGCGATAAATTGAGTGATCAGGCAGCAGCGTTACATGGGCAAATGTCTGCTCGACAAGCTGAAATGAATGCTCGTATCCAAGGTCAAAAAATGCAGATGGAGAGTCAGATGCATCGTATGGAAACTCAAATGCTGCAACAGCAACAGCAGCAGCAAATTCAGCAGCGTCTATTCCAATGATGCCATTATCACCTGTTTAGATTGGCATCCAGAGAGAGTCAGAAATAGATCATATACCCCTAGCTTACCAAACGCCCCCAGATCTAACCATCCCCCCCCCAGGGTCTAGGAATTAGAAATTGACCAGGAACTTGCTTGGACTGACAGGAAGAAAGGAAAAAAATGAAGTAAAGTAGATACAGGCAAGGCGAAACCCTGTCCTTTTTTTGTCCTTTTTAAACGGACGAACAGCTAGTATTGATTGACTTGCAGAATCAGATCTTTGGAGAATTTCTTATCTATCAGACTGATAAATAAGTTGGAATGGTGGGGTGAACGATGGGGCTCGAACCCACGACAACCGGAATCACAATCCGGGACTCTACCAACTGAGCTACGCTCACCATAATGATGAATTTTTGCGATGGCACGCTTGGCAGGACTCGAACCTGCGACCCTCGGCTTAGAAGGCCGATGCTCTATCCAGCTGAGCTACAAGCGCAAATCTTGGTCGGGGTAGAGAGATTCGAACTCCCGACATTCTGCTCCCAAAGCAGACGCGCTACCAGACTGCGCTATACCCCGAATTGACCTTCTTATTATCCCGAAGAGCAGAAGCACTCCAGAAAGATCGCTATCATAAAGACATAGATTAATTACGTCAACAGATTTTTTACTTTTCACTAACAAACTCTTTTTAGCCTATTACTGATCAGCACAAACATCGACATAATGTATTTGAAGTTTTAATCCACGACGCAGTCCAGTCCGTCCACTTTTTGGAAGCCACGCGGCAATGCTGTGCCACGATTGGCACGATGACCGGTATATTGAGCAATATCCATAGCTTTGAGCGTGACATGCCGTTTACCGGAGACGATTTTCAATTCGCTGTTCGCCGACAGCGCTGTTACCGCAACCACCGCATCCTTACCGGAAGCCAAGTCCCCGCCAGGAATCTGAATCAGCTTATTCCCCTTGCCTTTCGCCAGCTCGGGCAGATCCAACGCCGGAAATATCAACAATCTGCCCTGCAATGTTGCAACCGCCAGCAAGTCGTGACCAGTTGGAATTGACGCTGGGGTTAAAACTTTGGCGCCAGTCGGCAAACTCAACAGGGCCTTACCGGCCTTATTTTTACTTTGCAGTTCTTTTAACTGCACTCGAAAACCATAACCTGCATTGCTAGCAATCAACAACCAATCGTCAGGCTGCCCGGTGAACACATCGGTAAACAAACTGCCGGGCGGCGGATTAAGCCGACCTGTCAGCGGCTCACCCTGACTGCGCGCGGACGGCAGATCGTGGGTGGTAATCGTATAGACCCGCCCGGTGGAATCCAACACATAAGCAGCCTGGGTAGTTCGGCCTCGCGCTGACGACAAATAGGCATCGCCGGCTCGATAGCTGAGACTTTCCACCTCGATGTCGTAACCCTTCGCAGCGCGTATCCAGCCTTTTTGCGACAGAATAATAGTGACCGGCTCATTGGCGATTAGCTCTGTGGTATCCAACGCCTGCGCAGCATCACGCGCGACGATGGGCGAACGACGATCATCGCCGTATTTTTCCGCGTCGCGCTCGATTTCCTTGCGGATCAGACGATTCAGCAATCGCTCGGAACCCAAGGTTTTTTCCAGCGCCTGCCGTTCTTGCTCCAATTCGTCTTGTTCGCCGCGAATCTTCATTTCTTCCAGCTTGGCTAAGTGGCGCAGCTTCAGTTCAAGGATGGCTTCGGCTTGCAAATCGCTCAAGCCAAACCTCTCCATCAAAACCGGCTTGGGATGATCTTCGGCTCTGATGATGGCAATCACTTCGTCGATATTCAGATAAGCGATGAGCAAACCTTCCAGAATATGCAAACGTGCCAGCACTTTATCCAAGCGATATTGCAAACGGCGGCGCACGGTTTCGGTTCTGAAGCTGATCCATTCGGTCAAAATCATCCGTAGATTTTTGACCTGCGGCTTCCCGTTCAAACCGATCATATTCATATTGACCCGGTAATTTTTCTCCAGATCAGTGGTGGCGAATAAATGCGACATTACCGCATCGACATCGATGCGCTTGGTCTTGGGAATAACCAGCAAGCGGGTGGGATTCTCGTGATCGGATTCGTCGCGTAAATCCTCGATCATTGGCAGCTTTTTTGCCAGCATTTGCGCGGCAATTTGTTCCAGCAACTTGGCGCCGGAGACTTGATGCGGCAAAGCGGTGATGACGATGTTGCCATCTTCCAGCTCATATTTGGCACGCATCTTCACCGAGCCATTGCCGGTCGCATACATTTTTTGAATATCGGCGGTAGACGTGACGATCTCGGCATCAGTTGGATAATCCGGCCCCTTGATATGCGTCAGCAGGTTTTCCAGTGGCGTTTCAGGATCGTCCAGTAATTGCAGACAGGCGTTGGCGACTTCGCGCAGATTGTGCGGCGGAATGTCGGTGGCCATACCCACTGCAATGCCCATGGTGCCGTTCAACAGCACATTCGGCAAGCGGGCCGGCATCAGGCTGGGCTCTTTCAAGGTGCCGTCGAAATTGTCGGTCCAGTCCACCGTGCCTTGACCCAATTCGCTGAGCAGGGTTTGCGCATAGGCGGTTAAGCGGGATTCGGTATAACGCATCGCCGCGAAGGATTTTGGGTCGTCCGGTGAACCCCAGTTGCCCTGGCCGTCGATTAACGGATAGCGATAAGAAAAGTCCTGCGCCATCAACACCATGGCTTCGTAGCAAGCAGAATCACCATGCGGATGGTATTTACCCAGCACGTCACCGACGGTGCGTGCCGATTTTTTGTACTTGGCCAGCGCGGTCAAACCCAGTTCCGACATCGCATACACGATCCGGCGCTGTACTGGTTTCAGGCCGTCGCCGATGTGCGGCAAAGCCCGGTCCAAAATCACGTACATGGAGTAATCCAGGTAGGCTTTTTCGGTGAATTCTTTTAGCGGGAGTTGTTCGAAGTTTTCCTGTACACCCATTGTTTTGCGAATATTCCTGTGTTGTAAGCCGGCGAATGGCGGCGCGATATAGGGTCGCTAAAATACCATAGTCACGAAAGGATGGCGTATCGGAAATCGGATGCAGTCAGCTGGACAAGCCTGGCTGGACCAGGAAAGACGCGGAAAAATCTCACGCGAGCACAAGGCAAGGCAAGTAATTTATCAAGCTCTGTTACTATGCAATTTACAGCGACATTAACCAAGGGCAAACGTGACTGAAACCAACTCCACCAAGGTCAATTGCCAAAACTGCAAGCTGTCCGAATTATGTTTGCCATTTGGTCTACAACAGTCCGAAGTCGAAGAACTGGTGAATATAATTCGCGAACGGCGGCCGCTGCATATTGACGATTTACTTTATCGGCAAGGCGATACTTGTCGCAGTTTGTATGCCATTAAATCAGGCTCTTTCCGGAGCTTTATCGCTAACGCGGAAGGCGAAGAACAAACCATGGGATTTTATTTGCCCGGAGAATTGATGGGGCTGGATTCGCTGCAATATGGACGTTTTACTTGTACCACAGTTGCGCTGGAAACCGCCTCGGTTTGCGAACTGCCGTTAAGCAATCTCAATGAATTATGCGGCAAGATACCTAGCTTACATAGCCAGCTGATGCGAATTTTAGGTAAGGAAATTGCGTCCGATCACGACAAGATTATCTTGCTTGGACATCGCTCCGCTAAGGAACGGATGGCGACTTTTTTATTGATGCTCTCGCAACGCTATGCAGCATTGGGTTTTTCCAGCACCTCATTCAATTTAACGATGAGCCGTCTGCATATCGCCAATTTTCTGGGTCTGACGATTGAAACAGTCAGCCGACAGCTTGCTTATTTAAGCCAACAAGGGGTTATTTCCGTTAAGCAACGCGGGATAAAAATCCACAATTTAAGCGCGTTGAGAACCGCGGTTAATTCTTGCACTATAAATTGCACAGCCCACGCCGGTGTCCCGGATTGATATTGCCGGACCGAAAAGACACGGCAATATCGCATTCCAAGCTAAAGCCGCTTATTTAATTTCTTTAGAGGAATCAGCTTTTGGTTTGCTCGGGCCAACACCTTGCTCGCCGCATGCGGCCAGGGTGGTTACTGCGATAACTAACAATAATACTTGGCTGATTAATTTCATAAGTTTTCCGGTTGTGACGATGTTTTTATAATTCGCCTTTGCCGCGCAACTGCGCATTATCAAAGGAGATGCACTTCAAGCCATAAGGCTTGGACAACATCATGACATTGATCGGATAAGGCCATTTGATCGATGTCAAATGGCTGTAAAATGCCAGGAATATATTTAATAACCGCGCAGCAGTAGAGATAAAATAGCGGCCCGTCAGATCGGTTGGTCTTATCAAAATGCCCCCAACAGCGTTAAATTCCTACTCCGAATAGCATCTGCAAAAACCGCAGACGCTGAAATCACCGGCCGGACATTTCTGACAATGTCTTGTAAAGAAATCTGACATCAAAAATCACATGAGTACATTAAAAAGCTTTTTAATCGCGACCCTTTGTATAGCAGGCCAAAGCACGCTTGCTGACAGCCCCTCTTGGAAACCTGACCTACCCAAGGCTAAAACCGCGTTCGAACGAGAAACACGTGTAGCGTTGCGGGAAGGACACCACATCGAACCCACTATTTTTCCGGGCTTTTATGCCGTCCGCTCGGGGCAGCCGGGTGCTCCTTCCGCCTATTTTCGAGAAGATATGGCTTGGCTGGGAAATGTAAGAACTCAAGGCTGGAGCATTCGCTCCCCCTTGGAAAACAACTCAGAAGGAAAAAGAAATTGGCTGAAAGAACAGATCAAGTATCTGCCATTTGAAAATCTTATTTTTATTCAACGCCGAAAACCGGCAGTGGCGGTAATTTGGTCGGCTCCGGATTGTCCATTTTGCCGAAAACTTGAAAGAGCCTTTGAGCAAGAAGATGTTTCCGCTTTTGTTGCACCGGTTGGATTAACCGAAGACGGCTACCGGCAAGCAGCCAATATTTATTGTTCTAGCAATGCCGCAAAATCCTGGCAGGCAATGATGCGCGAAAATGCACCTAGTGAACCTGCTAGCCCGGGTTGTTCATATCCGCACGAAATGATGAACGATATTGGATTTTTCTTTGGGATGGGGCGAATGGTGACACCTATCGTCGTCTTCGCGGACGGCTCTACTATGAGCGGCTGGGATGATCACCAGGCTCTCGCATTGCTACGTGAGAAAATTAAGCAGCAACTATTTTTTCCGAATCCTAACACCCGCCGGTAACGCTCAAACTGTTCGGAGGCGCCAGCTTGACATTGAGTACCGCAAACCGAAGTCTGCGGTACATCTCAAAGAAACGGCCTGAAAGAAAAAACTAACATCATGAACGGGCATTCAAATTTTTCCAACTGCCCGCTCCAATCTTCAGGCTGTTTACGACAACTTAATTAAGCGGCGATCACATTAACCTTACCGTTACGACGCGCCAAACGGGTCATACCCAACAAACCGCCACCTAACAGAGCCAAGGTACCTGGCTCTGGAACGGTGCCGTTATCCACCACCGGAGGAGTCACAGCACCGAAACCGTCGAGATAGACATAGCCTCTGTGCCCGGTTGGCTCGCAGTCCGCAGCCAATAAGCTCAGCTGGTAAGTATGACCTAACGTAAGGTTAGTCAACTGCTCTACTTGCCAAGCAGTGTAGTAGTATCCGGTTGAAGCGTTATAGGTGAAACGCGAGTCAACGCCTGAACCGGTAGTAGCCGCGTTATATTCTCTGTTTACCAAAACTGACATACTGGTCAAATCTGTTAACGTTAATTTGAAAGTTGCGGCATCATTGACACCGTGAGCACCTTGCAATACCGCAGCCCACGCAAAGAAAATGCTGCTGTCTTGATAATTGCTTACCGTTTGCGTAATCGCGGAAGCATAACCGCCAGTAACAGTGTCTTCCACACGATATGAGTAATTCCCGCTATAGACTCGGTTAAGATTGTTCCCTGTGTTAGCATCAAAACCGGCAGTCACAATAGAGGAATGGTTTAAGGAAGAATTATAGTTACTGCCTCCTGGCAAGTAATTCACAGGATCCAGAGTTGAGTTTAATTCGTTACCTCTGTAGCCGCCGCCAGTTGTCCAACCACTCGCATCGCCGGTTTCAAAATTACCATTCACAAATCCCGCATGTGCGGCTGGGGTTAGTAGCACAGCAGCAACAAGCGCCGCAAAAGCATTGGTTTTCATAGTATCTCCAGAATTAAGTAGAAGTTAAATTTTCAATGGCAGCAGCTAAAATGGCTGCACGCCTCTGCAACAAAGCAAAATATGGGCAAATCTAAAATAAAAATAGCTAATAAATTGATATATATGACTTTTATGCTATAAATTACCCAGAAGAATACTCAACTTCCACTAAAAAATGTAAAATTTATCGACGTTTAATTCCATCGTACTTGGGGATATGGAAAGACTTTTACGTGACGCCCAAAACAGGCCATTGCCGGAGAGAACTTATGGTACAACGGGAAAGGCATGAGATTTGGAGACTAGCAACTTGCCCATTTTCACCCACAGACCAACTTGTAGATTTATATCCAACTAGGCATCACATAATTTAAGGACAGACCTAAAAACCCGGCACCGCCCGCGCCGGGTTTTACTTTAAAGAATTACAACAAATCAGCGAACATGATGGCGCGCATGACCTTCATGTCCATCGTCGTCGCGAGATTCACAACGTCCCAGAAAACCGGCATGTTCCGCATTAATCGACGCATCGCGCGCAGCTACTCCGGTGTCGGCGAAGTCGGTAAACAAGCCATCCACACCCAAATCAAAGTAATAAGTCATTTCCTGTTGCGGGTCAGCGAAGCCATAGCCGCTGGCATCATTGCGGAAGGTCCAGGTGTGCACTAGCAAGCCTTTGTCGTGGGCCATTTCTACTACGCCGGTGCTACCTTCGACAATACGGTCATTAATGTTGATTTTGCCATCGCCGTTGCGGTCAAAATCGACAGCTACGGTTTTCACCAGATAAGGCTTCCACGGACCTACCGCATCCGCGTAGGTATTTACAAAATCCAGACCGTCGTTGCTCAGCAAATCGGCGAAAGTACGTTGATCGCCTTTCACGACAAAGTCATACGGCTGTTTATACGGCGCAACCAGCGACATCGAGCCGTCGGCATTGACGTCGTCCGCATCGATCAGCTGTACCAATTTGATGTCGGTTTTGCGGTTCAAATATTGCAGATTGCTGACTTCGAAAGACTGGATGAACACCGGCGCGCAAGCACTGTTGCCGTATGCCTTATGTAGCTTTTTCAGCAGCTTGTCTTCGAAGAAATTTTTACCGAATAAAGGTTTACCTTTAGCGTTCTTCAGATCGGCGTGATAGGTGGAATGTTTGATTTCAGGGTAGATGCCAATCCGACGACCGGTTTTTTCGCTTTGCAGCTTGGCCAGCGCAATCACTTCGTTCAAGGTTGGGATTTCAAACTCGCCGTCATAAGAATTATCGCGACCGCGGGTTTGGATGGCGCGCAGGGTTTTGATTTCTTTCAAGCTAAAGTCGCTGGCAAACCAATCGGTTACTGCCACACCATCGACCATGCGGGTGGTTTTACGATCAGCAAATTCCGGGTGGTTCGCCACATCGGTGGTACTGCCTATCATCGGTTCGTGGCGAGCAATCATTTGGCCGTCCTTGGTCAGTACCAAATCGGGTTCGATAAAATCCGCACCCATTTCAATCGCCAAGGCATAGCCAGCCAGAGTATGCTCAGGACGATAGCCGGACGCGCCGCGATGGCCTATGACCAAGGGGCCGGCACTGGCATGTTCGTGATGTTCGCTGTGCGGCAGCGCCTGAGCACTGTTTTGCGCACCGATTGCAGCCAGCATGGCAATTGTCAATAACGTGGGTTTCAACATAAATGGAGTCCTTATTTTGCTTGAAGTTAAATGGCTTAACCAGAGAAATTGCCGGGCGGCAAATACCGCCCCGGCAACTTGGTGTTAGTCGTGATCGCGGTCGTGATGATCGTGCCCGCGCTCACGTTCGGCTTCCGCCGGCAGGGTTTTGCTGAAGACAACGGCACCGTCGATGTCCTTAAAATCCACCGTCATAGCGCGGCTTTTTTTGTCGATATTCACTTCACCAAAAAATTGCAGGCCAGCATAAGGTGACAGATTGGCTTGGCCGGCTGGCGGCGCTTTGGAGAAAACTACTTGTGGGCCGAAGGTGCCATCAGTGCTATTGGGGCCAAAGGAACCGGCATTTAACGGACCGGCGACGAATTCCCAGAACGGCGCGAAGTCTTTGGATGCCGCTTTGGCAGGATCGTAATAATGCGCGGCTGCATAGTGGACATCGGCAGTCAACCAAACCAGGTTGTTGATATGTTCATGCTTGATAAAACTCAACAAGCGAGCAACCTCCAGTTCCCGACCTGCTGCCGGGCCGTTGTTACCATTCGCAACCGCTTCCCAACGCGCTTGGCCTTGGGCAGTATTGCCATCACCGATATTCAAACCAATCGGCATGTCGGCGGAGATGACTTTCCAGGTGGCTTTGGAGCGTTTCAACTCATCCTGCAACCAAGCCATTTGCTCGGCACCGAGGAAAGCGGTTTCGGCATTTTCCTGGGTTTGCAGATTGGCGGTATTCGGGCCGCGATAGCTACGCATGTCCAGCACAAACACATCCAACAATTTACCGTAGGAAACTTTGCGATAAATCCGCTCGGATTCTTCGGCGTCGTGCGGACGCAGAGGTGCATATTCCAGGAAGGCTTTAGTGGCGCGGGCAATTAGCGTCGGTATATTTTTTTCGGTGTAGCGTGAATCATTGCTTAAGTCCTTGGAATCCGACCAGTTATTGACCACTTCATGATCGTCCCACTGCCAGATTTGCGGCACTTCGGCATTGAAGCGACGGACATTTTCGTCCAGCAAATTGTATTTGTAGCGGCCACGGAACTCGTCCAAGGTTTCCGCGACTTTACTTACTTCCGGCGTCACCACATTAGTCCAGACCTGGCCATTCTCGGCCAGCTTGCTCTCCGGAATCGGGCCATCGGAATAAACATTGTCGCCACTTTGAATGAAAAATTGCGGTTGCACTTGGCGCATGGCTTCGTAAATCTTCATGCCGCCGAAGCTTTCGTTGATGCCCCAACCTTGGCCGGCGGTATCGCCGCCCCAGACGAAACGAATATCGTCGCGTTTGCCGATAGTATGAAAATGTCCAATGACCGGTTCGCTTTTGCCGCGGGCGTTGGTCAAATCTTCAAACCAGACTTTGACATAAACGTCTTTGCCCTCGGGTAAACCCGTCAGGTCTTGGCGGGCGGTAAAGTCGGTCTCGGCCAAGGCATACGGACCGCGGACACTAATCGCGTCATTAAACTGCGGGTTATAAGCATATTTCAGCATCATGCGCGACGGGCGGTCGGCACGGCTCCAAACTATCGCACGGCCGGGTGCCAAATCACCGATCTGGATGCCTTGTTCCATTTGCGGCACATCAACGGTTTGTGCAAATACCGGCGCGTTCAGCGCTAACAAGCCGGCTATTGCCAATGCCAGTTTGGCCGGTTTTAAAAAATGACAGCTGGGTTTTAATACTTGCATCGCGACTGCTCCTAAGCGTTGTGAAGAGGCCGGGATTATAGGCAGCGGCAAATGACAATCTGATTAAGGTCCGCATAGAAAGAATCGGAAGATTTGCAGCGGATTTCGGCGACAGAGAAGCTTTCCGTTTGCTAGGTACCAGGCGGGCGCAGCCCAGCGCGTTTTGTGACGTGCTTCGCATTTAG
This region includes:
- a CDS encoding glycerophosphodiester phosphodiesterase; this encodes MLKPTLLTIAMLAAIGAQNSAQALPHSEHHEHASAGPLVIGHRGASGYRPEHTLAGYALAIEMGADFIEPDLVLTKDGQMIARHEPMIGSTTDVANHPEFADRKTTRMVDGVAVTDWFASDFSLKEIKTLRAIQTRGRDNSYDGEFEIPTLNEVIALAKLQSEKTGRRIGIYPEIKHSTYHADLKNAKGKPLFGKNFFEDKLLKKLHKAYGNSACAPVFIQSFEVSNLQYLNRKTDIKLVQLIDADDVNADGSMSLVAPYKQPYDFVVKGDQRTFADLLSNDGLDFVNTYADAVGPWKPYLVKTVAVDFDRNGDGKININDRIVEGSTGVVEMAHDKGLLVHTWTFRNDASGYGFADPQQEMTYYFDLGVDGLFTDFADTGVAARDASINAEHAGFLGRCESRDDDGHEGHARHHVR
- the fnr gene encoding fumarate/nitrate reduction transcriptional regulator Fnr; amino-acid sequence: MTETNSTKVNCQNCKLSELCLPFGLQQSEVEELVNIIRERRPLHIDDLLYRQGDTCRSLYAIKSGSFRSFIANAEGEEQTMGFYLPGELMGLDSLQYGRFTCTTVALETASVCELPLSNLNELCGKIPSLHSQLMRILGKEIASDHDKIILLGHRSAKERMATFLLMLSQRYAALGFSSTSFNLTMSRLHIANFLGLTIETVSRQLAYLSQQGVISVKQRGIKIHNLSALRTAVNSCTINCTAHAGVPD
- a CDS encoding thioredoxin fold domain-containing protein, with amino-acid sequence MSTLKSFLIATLCIAGQSTLADSPSWKPDLPKAKTAFERETRVALREGHHIEPTIFPGFYAVRSGQPGAPSAYFREDMAWLGNVRTQGWSIRSPLENNSEGKRNWLKEQIKYLPFENLIFIQRRKPAVAVIWSAPDCPFCRKLERAFEQEDVSAFVAPVGLTEDGYRQAANIYCSSNAAKSWQAMMRENAPSEPASPGCSYPHEMMNDIGFFFGMGRMVTPIVVFADGSTMSGWDDHQALALLREKIKQQLFFPNPNTRR
- a CDS encoding PEP-CTERM sorting domain-containing protein, producing MKTNAFAALVAAVLLTPAAHAGFVNGNFETGDASGWTTGGGYRGNELNSTLDPVNYLPGGSNYNSSLNHSSIVTAGFDANTGNNLNRVYSGNYSYRVEDTVTGGYASAITQTVSNYQDSSIFFAWAAVLQGAHGVNDAATFKLTLTDLTSMSVLVNREYNAATTGSGVDSRFTYNASTGYYYTAWQVEQLTNLTLGHTYQLSLLAADCEPTGHRGYVYLDGFGAVTPPVVDNGTVPEPGTLALLGGGLLGMTRLARRNGKVNVIAA
- the parC gene encoding DNA topoisomerase IV subunit A, translating into MGVQENFEQLPLKEFTEKAYLDYSMYVILDRALPHIGDGLKPVQRRIVYAMSELGLTALAKYKKSARTVGDVLGKYHPHGDSACYEAMVLMAQDFSYRYPLIDGQGNWGSPDDPKSFAAMRYTESRLTAYAQTLLSELGQGTVDWTDNFDGTLKEPSLMPARLPNVLLNGTMGIAVGMATDIPPHNLREVANACLQLLDDPETPLENLLTHIKGPDYPTDAEIVTSTADIQKMYATGNGSVKMRAKYELEDGNIVITALPHQVSGAKLLEQIAAQMLAKKLPMIEDLRDESDHENPTRLLVIPKTKRIDVDAVMSHLFATTDLEKNYRVNMNMIGLNGKPQVKNLRMILTEWISFRTETVRRRLQYRLDKVLARLHILEGLLIAYLNIDEVIAIIRAEDHPKPVLMERFGLSDLQAEAILELKLRHLAKLEEMKIRGEQDELEQERQALEKTLGSERLLNRLIRKEIERDAEKYGDDRRSPIVARDAAQALDTTELIANEPVTIILSQKGWIRAAKGYDIEVESLSYRAGDAYLSSARGRTTQAAYVLDSTGRVYTITTHDLPSARSQGEPLTGRLNPPPGSLFTDVFTGQPDDWLLIASNAGYGFRVQLKELQSKNKAGKALLSLPTGAKVLTPASIPTGHDLLAVATLQGRLLIFPALDLPELAKGKGNKLIQIPGGDLASGKDAVVAVTALSANSELKIVSGKRHVTLKAMDIAQYTGHRANRGTALPRGFQKVDGLDCVVD
- a CDS encoding alkaline phosphatase D family protein; this encodes MQVLKPSCHFLKPAKLALAIAGLLALNAPVFAQTVDVPQMEQGIQIGDLAPGRAIVWSRADRPSRMMLKYAYNPQFNDAISVRGPYALAETDFTARQDLTGLPEGKDVYVKVWFEDLTNARGKSEPVIGHFHTIGKRDDIRFVWGGDTAGQGWGINESFGGMKIYEAMRQVQPQFFIQSGDNVYSDGPIPESKLAENGQVWTNVVTPEVSKVAETLDEFRGRYKYNLLDENVRRFNAEVPQIWQWDDHEVVNNWSDSKDLSNDSRYTEKNIPTLIARATKAFLEYAPLRPHDAEESERIYRKVSYGKLLDVFVLDMRSYRGPNTANLQTQENAETAFLGAEQMAWLQDELKRSKATWKVISADMPIGLNIGDGNTAQGQARWEAVANGNNGPAAGRELEVARLLSFIKHEHINNLVWLTADVHYAAAHYYDPAKAASKDFAPFWEFVAGPLNAGSFGPNSTDGTFGPQVVFSKAPPAGQANLSPYAGLQFFGEVNIDKKSRAMTVDFKDIDGAVVFSKTLPAEAERERGHDHHDRDHD